In Ruania alkalisoli, the DNA window GCCGCTCCCGCCCGCGCCTGCCCCGCACCGGGCGGCTACGCATGGACAGCGCCGGCAACCTCGACCCCGCGGCTCACGGCGTGGGCACCATGTTCGACGGGGGCGACACGTTCACCTTCTCCGAAGGTGACATCCCGCAGTTATCCGAGCCGGAGCGGGTGGAGGTGGTCGTCCCGCACTACTGGGTACAGGAGCGCCTGCCGATCGGCAGCATCGACCACCAGACGCGGACCGTCGTCAGCCCGTACCGCAGCCTGTTCGCACTGCGCGACGACAGTGCGAAGACTTTCGCGACCTATTACCTCGACAACGTCGTGGAGGCGCTCGGCGAGGCGGGCGGTGAGTGGTACCTGGACGCCTCTGGCGCCGTCAGCGGTCTCGGCTCGGCCCACGTGCTCTACGCCCCGCTTCCGGGGGAGGATCCGGGGTCCCTGCGGGCCCACCTGCCCGTGATCGACGTCTTTGTCCGGATCGAGGGTAGCGCCGAGAATCCGGTGCGAGAGGTGCGCTTCGAGCACATCGAGTTCGCCTACGCGGACTTCCGGACTGCACCCGCAGCGGTCCCGCCGTTCGGCGTCCGGGAGGACCCGCTCCTGCCCGCGGGCCAGTACGGCAGCGACATCCAAGCCGCCAGCCAGATCCCGGCCGCGATCCAGCTGCGGTACGCCCATGCCTGCGCGATCATCGGCGGCGGAGTCTCCCACGTCGGCGGCTACGGCGTTGAGCTCGGCGAAGGCACCCGGGGCGCCCTGCTCTCCGGGATGGAGCTGACCGATCTTGGCGCCGGTGGCATCCGCGCCGGTGGTAGCGCTGAGGCAGCCTCGCCGGGATTCGTCAGTCACAATGAGATCAGTGACTGCACGATCCGTTCCGGAGGCCGGGTCTACCCGGGCTGCGTGGGCATCCTCGTCCAGCACGGCGCTCACCATGTCATCGCGCACAACGAGGTCGCGGACATGCTCTACACCGCGATCTCGGTCGGCTGGGTCTGGGACTATCACGCCAGCGCTTCGGTCGCGAACATCATCGAGGGCAACCACCTGCACCACCTCGGGCAGGGCGAGCTCAACGACATGGGCGGCATCTACCTGCTCGGCATCGCCCCCGGCACCGTCATCCGTCGCAACCACATCCACGACGTGAAGTGCCGCAACTATGGCGGGTGGGGTATCTATCTCGACGAGGCGTCCTCGCACGTGGTCGTCGAGCAGAACACGGTGCACGACACCTCCAGCCAGTGCATGCACCTGCACTACGGACGGGAGAACATCGTCCGGGACAACCTCTTCGCGTTCGGTGGCGAGGGGCAGATCGCGGTCACCCGACCGGAGGAGCAGATCGGGCTCACGGTGATGAACAACGTGATCCTCGGGCGGGACCGACCGGCCTTCGGTGGGCACCACGAACGCCCGGACGACGTGCGCGCGTTCAACGTCCGTAGCGATCTCAACCTGATCTGGGACTACGCGCCCACGCACGGGGCGGTGCTCGCGGCGAACGGCCGGGTCGAGGGATCTGGCCACGAGCGGGACTGGTCGCTGGTGCATCCGGCGGACGAGGAGTGGCTCGCCGCCGGCCACGACACCCACTCGGTGGTCACCGATCCGCTCGTGCGGGACCCGGAGGCGCGGGACTTCACACCGCTGCCAGGGTCCCCGGTACTCGAGGTCGCCAAGAACGTCACCCCGATCTCCGACGGCGGCCCTCGCCCCGCCGAGGAACGTCGCCACCCGCTGGGTCAGCCAACATTGCCCGACCCGACCCCGCCCACGCGCGCACGGTCCGTCTTCTAGCACCTGACGCACTTGTGGTGTGGATCCGGTGCACGCGGCGCACCGGATCCACACCACAAGCGGGTCACGATCGGGAGTAGCGGAAACTCAGCCGCGCAGCTCGAGGTACCTCTCGATCAGCGCCTTCGTCGATGCGTCCTGGCTCGCCAGCGCCTCGACTTCCCCGGCCACGGCGGGAGCGAGCTCGGTCGCGAGCTGCTTGCCCAGCTCCACGCCCCACTGGTCGAAGGAGTCGATCCCCCAGATCACGCCCTGCACGAAGGTGATGTGCTCGTACAGGGCGATCAGCTGGCCGAGCACGGACGGGGTCAGCGCCGGGGCGAGGATCGACGTCGTCGGGCGGTTCCCCTCAAATACCCGGGCCGGGACGATAGCCTCGGGCGTCCCCTCGGCCCGCACCTCCTCGGCTGATTTGCCGAACGCGAGCGCCTTGGTCTGGGCGAAGTAGTTGGCGAGGAACAGACCATGAACATCGGTCTCCCCGTCCTTCAACGGGTGCGCCGGCGAAGCGACCGCGATGAAGTCGGCCGGGATCAGGCGGGTGCCCTGGTGGATCAGCTGGTAGAAGGCGTGCTGGCCGTTGGTGCCGGGCTCACCCCAGAAGATCTCCCCGGTGTCGGTGGTCACGGGCGTGCCGTCCCAGCGCACGCTCTTGCCGTTGGACTCCATGGTGAGCTGCTGCAGGTAGGCAGCGAAGCGGTGCAGGTGCTGGGAGTAGGGAAGCACGGCGTGGCTCTCCGCGCCCAGGAAGTTGACGTACCAGACGTTCAGCAGGCCCATCAGGACCGGCACATTCTCGACCAGCGGCGTGGTGCGGAAGTGCTCGTCCACCGCATGGAATCCGGCAAGGAACTCGGCGAAGCGCTCCGGACCGATCGCGATCGCCAGGGAGGTGCCGATGGCCGAGTCCACCGAGTAGCGCCCGCCCACCCAGTCCCAGAAGCCGAAGGCGTTCTCCGGGTCGATACCGAACGCGGCCACCTTGTCCAGGGCGGTGGAGACGGCCACGAAGTGCGCGGACACCGCGGCGGTGCGCGCGTCGTCGACATCCTCGATCGCGCCGGCCGCGATCAGTCCCTTCCAGAGCCACTCCCGGGCCAGGCGGGCATTGGTGAGGGTCTCCAGGGTGCCGAAGGTCTTGGAGGCAACGATGAACAGCGTCGTCTCCGGGTCCAGGCCCTGGGTGGTCTCGGCCACGTCGGTGGGGTCGATGTTGGAGACGAAGCGCACTTCGAGGCCGTCCGCCACGTACGGCTGCAGCGCTTCATACGCCATCACCGGCCCGAGGTCGGATCCACCGATTCCGATGTTCACCACCGTGCGCACCGGCTTGCCGGTCACCCCGGTCCACTCCCCACTGCGCACCTTCGCGGCGAAGTCGTACACCTTGGCCAGCACGGCGTGCACGTCGGCGTCGACGTCCTGACCATCGACCACCAGCGGCGGCTGCAGACCGGCGGGCCGGCGCAGCGCCGTGTGCAGCACGGCCCGGTCCTCCGTGACGTTGATGTGGTCACCGCGGAACATCGCCTCGATCCGGTCTGGCAGATGCACATCCTCGGCCAGCCGCAGCAGCAGGTCCCGGGTCTCGTCCGTGATCAGGTTCTTCGACAGATCCACGTGGAGGTCGGCCGCCTGGTAGGTGAACCGCTCCGCCCTCCCGGGATCCTCGGCGAACCACCCTCGCAGATTCGGTTCGAGCACACGGCAGTGGGCCATGAGATCGGCCCAGCTGGTGGTGCGAGTGACGTCGATAGGCGCGTGGGTCACAGTTCTCTCCTGAGGCGGCGCTGGCGGTGATCCCTCACACGGTAGACCGACCGGGCGCGGCACGACCACCATATCGGGCGATATCTCGCCGCAGCCCACCACGA includes these proteins:
- the pgi gene encoding glucose-6-phosphate isomerase; the protein is MTHAPIDVTRTTSWADLMAHCRVLEPNLRGWFAEDPGRAERFTYQAADLHVDLSKNLITDETRDLLLRLAEDVHLPDRIEAMFRGDHINVTEDRAVLHTALRRPAGLQPPLVVDGQDVDADVHAVLAKVYDFAAKVRSGEWTGVTGKPVRTVVNIGIGGSDLGPVMAYEALQPYVADGLEVRFVSNIDPTDVAETTQGLDPETTLFIVASKTFGTLETLTNARLAREWLWKGLIAAGAIEDVDDARTAAVSAHFVAVSTALDKVAAFGIDPENAFGFWDWVGGRYSVDSAIGTSLAIAIGPERFAEFLAGFHAVDEHFRTTPLVENVPVLMGLLNVWYVNFLGAESHAVLPYSQHLHRFAAYLQQLTMESNGKSVRWDGTPVTTDTGEIFWGEPGTNGQHAFYQLIHQGTRLIPADFIAVASPAHPLKDGETDVHGLFLANYFAQTKALAFGKSAEEVRAEGTPEAIVPARVFEGNRPTTSILAPALTPSVLGQLIALYEHITFVQGVIWGIDSFDQWGVELGKQLATELAPAVAGEVEALASQDASTKALIERYLELRG
- a CDS encoding right-handed parallel beta-helix repeat-containing protein, with the translated sequence MSTDRIEVFVHPNGSRYADGSQGYPVGSLLTAMALIRSRRTPGQRAVAWVAGGRYSQHETLALGPADSFTSFVALDPQDPPVFDGSAAITGWRPVTVNGHEVLAAPAPAHGGRALYVEGERRSRPRLPRTGRLRMDSAGNLDPAAHGVGTMFDGGDTFTFSEGDIPQLSEPERVEVVVPHYWVQERLPIGSIDHQTRTVVSPYRSLFALRDDSAKTFATYYLDNVVEALGEAGGEWYLDASGAVSGLGSAHVLYAPLPGEDPGSLRAHLPVIDVFVRIEGSAENPVREVRFEHIEFAYADFRTAPAAVPPFGVREDPLLPAGQYGSDIQAASQIPAAIQLRYAHACAIIGGGVSHVGGYGVELGEGTRGALLSGMELTDLGAGGIRAGGSAEAASPGFVSHNEISDCTIRSGGRVYPGCVGILVQHGAHHVIAHNEVADMLYTAISVGWVWDYHASASVANIIEGNHLHHLGQGELNDMGGIYLLGIAPGTVIRRNHIHDVKCRNYGGWGIYLDEASSHVVVEQNTVHDTSSQCMHLHYGRENIVRDNLFAFGGEGQIAVTRPEEQIGLTVMNNVILGRDRPAFGGHHERPDDVRAFNVRSDLNLIWDYAPTHGAVLAANGRVEGSGHERDWSLVHPADEEWLAAGHDTHSVVTDPLVRDPEARDFTPLPGSPVLEVAKNVTPISDGGPRPAEERRHPLGQPTLPDPTPPTRARSVF